One segment of Treponema primitia ZAS-1 DNA contains the following:
- a CDS encoding Nif11-like leader peptide family natural product precursor, protein MAMNSAIEFIDRVRKDTDFRGLAYRVDSGEQFSSWIQKAGYTFTPAEIDDAFRVLLLKAADEEAAELIKEIRQWYTLQS, encoded by the coding sequence ATGGCGATGAATAGTGCGATTGAGTTTATAGACCGGGTGAGGAAGGACACGGATTTCCGCGGCCTGGCTTATCGGGTAGACAGCGGGGAACAGTTTTCCTCCTGGATACAAAAGGCGGGCTATACGTTTACTCCGGCGGAAATTGACGATGCGTTCCGGGTACTACTCCTCAAAGCCGCCGATGAGGAAGCTGCGGAGCTGATCAAGGAAATACGGCAGTGGTATACCCTGCAGTCGTAG